One part of the Mesomycoplasma conjunctivae genome encodes these proteins:
- a CDS encoding MSC_0622 family F1-like ATPase gamma subunit, whose product MNLNEKKEKLVNFKKIYDLVTLNRNISLIQINQLLKNIKMAHEFFLIGQFFLNKYDDRRNKTQYFLSNLKQKLTKQNKKTLWIYPSSDEKYTQNFFDQIEQIILDNWQEGDQIITIGSKANEFAKKHNFEHIEHYKDFKQLSETSKEIAAYINFSIKNNLLKAVKVAIYSNKVDNHIANIFPLNQFEFKLENNNTNLEKVVAAANDFKFFPNFDEFYQSQLEIYFSSACHILFLESQFIVYKNKLIHENSLLKEIEEKTQKLKTTILKIERELEIEELNLIKPKSRGVI is encoded by the coding sequence ATGAATTTAAATGAGAAAAAAGAAAAATTAGTTAACTTCAAAAAAATTTATGATTTAGTTACATTAAATCGTAATATTTCATTAATTCAAATAAATCAACTTTTGAAAAATATTAAAATGGCACATGAGTTTTTTCTTATTGGACAGTTTTTTTTAAATAAATATGATGATAGAAGAAATAAAACTCAATACTTTCTTAGTAATTTAAAACAAAAGTTAACCAAACAAAATAAAAAGACATTATGAATTTATCCAAGTAGTGATGAAAAATATACCCAAAACTTTTTTGATCAGATAGAACAAATTATTTTAGATAATTGACAAGAAGGTGACCAAATAATTACTATTGGATCTAAAGCTAATGAGTTTGCTAAAAAACATAATTTTGAACATATTGAACATTACAAAGATTTTAAACAGCTAAGCGAAACATCAAAAGAAATAGCCGCATACATTAATTTTTCTATAAAAAATAATTTATTAAAAGCTGTTAAAGTAGCTATTTATTCAAATAAAGTAGACAATCACATAGCAAATATATTTCCTTTAAATCAATTTGAATTTAAGTTAGAAAATAACAACACTAATTTAGAAAAAGTAGTTGCAGCTGCTAATGATTTTAAATTTTTCCCTAATTTTGATGAATTTTATCAAAGTCAACTCGAAATTTATTTTAGCTCAGCTTGCCATATTTTATTTTTAGAATCACAATTTATTGTTTATAAAAATAAGCTTATTCATGAAAACTCACTACTAAAAGAAATTGAAGAAAAAACTCAAAAACTCAAAACTACAATTTTAAAAATTGAACGTGAATTAGAAATTGAGGAGTTAAATCTTATTAAGCCCAAATCTAGAGGAGTGATCTAA